CCCCATCCGCGGAGCCGAAGCCAACTGGCCCGAAGCTGGAGGTGAAGCCCTACGGGGATTCCCCGAAGCCCCCTGAGATTCCGGTGAAACCCTGAACGATCCCCTCACCCGCGCGGGTGGAATTTCCGGTGGACTGCCTTCAGCCGCGCCCCATCCACATGGGTGTAGATCTGCGTCGTTGAAATGTCGGCATGGCCCAGCAGTTCCTGGATCACCCGCAGGTCCGCACCGCCCTCCAGCAGGTGGGTGGCGAAGGAATGCCGCAGCAGGTGGGGATAGACGTTCTGTTCGATCCCGGCGGCGGCGCACCGCTCTTTCACGATCTGGCGGACCCGGTCCGGTGACAGCGGCCCGCCGCGCACGCTCAGGAACACATGGGAGGAAGTGCGTTTCCCCACCAATGAAGTGCGCTCGTTCCGGAGATAATCCTGGAGGGCGGCGAGAGCCTTCCGCCCCGTTCTCACGATCCGCGTCTTGTTCCCCTTGCCGGTGATGCGGATGAAGCCCTCGTCGAAATCGATCAGCTCCAGCCGCAGCTTGCAGAGTTCGGAAAGCCGGAGGCCGGAGGAGTAGAAAAGTTCCAGCATCGCCTTGTCCCGGCGGGCCAGCGGCTGGTCCGGCGGGATGGAGTCGAGCAGTTGCCTGATGTGGTCCGCATGCAGGGTCTCCGGCAGATG
The nucleotide sequence above comes from Akkermansiaceae bacterium. Encoded proteins:
- a CDS encoding tyrosine recombinase — encoded protein: MESEAESFIRFLAIERGLSEAYQLSVRQTLDALKEWMKRNGKPLAEIGTDELAAFLVRRKSDGLTASSLRIHTVHLKIFFRWLAGRNHLPMDPAEPLIAPRGESHLPETLHADHIRQLLDSIPPDQPLARRDKAMLELFYSSGLRLSELCKLRLELIDFDEGFIRITGKGNKTRIVRTGRKALAALQDYLRNERTSLVGKRTSSHVFLSVRGGPLSPDRVRQIVKERCAAAGIEQNVYPHLLRHSFATHLLEGGADLRVIQELLGHADISTTQIYTHVDGARLKAVHRKFHPRG